In Bacteroidales bacterium, the following are encoded in one genomic region:
- the rpmA gene encoding 50S ribosomal protein L27 codes for MAHKKGAGSSSNGRESHSKRLGVKIYGGQFAQAGNIILRQRGTVHNVGLNVGLGKDHTIFALCDGVVEFRKRRNDKSYVSVHPLSAE; via the coding sequence ATGGCTCACAAAAAAGGTGCCGGTAGTTCATCGAACGGACGTGAATCCCATAGCAAACGACTTGGAGTGAAGATTTATGGCGGACAATTTGCTCAGGCTGGAAACATCATTCTCAGGCAACGTGGAACTGTTCATAATGTAGGTCTGAATGTTGGCCTGGGCAAGGATCATACTATTTTTGCCTTATGTGACGGAGTTGTTGAATTCAGGAAAAGAAGAAACGATAAGTCCTACGTCTCGGTTCATCCTCTCAGCGCTGAATAA
- the rplU gene encoding 50S ribosomal protein L21 → MYAIVDIAGQQFKVEKDQKIFVNRLTGEEGSKVEFNEVLLVDNNGNISVGAPLVSGAVVSATILAHPRGKKVKIFKKKRRKGYQKETGHRQDLTQLQIEGITA, encoded by the coding sequence ATGTACGCAATAGTTGATATCGCCGGACAGCAATTCAAGGTTGAAAAAGACCAGAAAATCTTTGTGAATCGCCTTACAGGTGAAGAAGGTTCAAAAGTAGAGTTTAATGAAGTATTGCTTGTTGACAACAACGGCAATATCAGTGTTGGAGCGCCTTTGGTATCTGGAGCTGTTGTCAGTGCTACGATTTTGGCTCATCCACGCGGAAAGAAAGTGAAAATTTTCAAAAAGAAGCGCCGTAAAGGGTATCAGAAAGAGACCGGGCATCGCCAGGATCTTACTCAGCTTCAGATTGAAGGAATTACTGCCTAA